The Trichomycterus rosablanca isolate fTriRos1 chromosome 20, fTriRos1.hap1, whole genome shotgun sequence genomic interval CTGACCTTCCATGGTCCCAGTGGTAAGGGATTAGTCATTTTTGAAAGTAACTTATTGCTGATTGACCTGGAGAACAAACATGCAGTGTTAGAAGAGCATACACGTGGATGTATATGGTTAGCATTATTTAGTAGAATAGGGTACTAGcagtttttttttgctttaaattgaACTTTTTTTGAATGCCaatctgttttttcttttttaaatgtataatgaTAGAAATGGCTGTAGGGACTGTGATGCATGGCTTACCTGACCTCCCTTATAAATATCAGTCAAAAGGCTCCACAAAACAGTATACTGATCTTATACTGAGCCCTTATTTATACATTAGCTGACTGGAGAGATATGGTACAGGCCAGCCAACAGTCAGCACTTTGCTCCAGGCTTCATTGTTTGCACCTGAGCCACTGGCTTTACACTGCCCGCATTACTGGCTGCCAGCAGGGCACCGTGCCCACTGCTCATAGCCACAGTGATGGACACCAGGCCAACTGCTTGCATGCATGTTTAAAGACTCACATCCACACTGTGGTATAATGTTAAGGTTGTCTTTACCTAAAATAAGGCAGAAAATGAACACAAATGTAACCTGTCTAAAATTGCTGGTAACAATAGCGACATCTAGTTAAAGTTTGTGAAGGATGTTAACTGCTAACCATACTCACTCACAGCCTCAACTAAATTCCTGACCTTACATACACACGTGCACTCTCACATGCATGCAGACATGGGCCCACTAGTATGACCATCCAAATAATTAGATGCTAGTGGGAACATGAGGAAGAGTAAGGAATAATAAGTGATAAAAAGTCATTTCAAGAAGCTGTGTAGTCAAAgataattttttcctcattgttcccccaattttctcccctaatctagtcatatccaattaccctgattgtattacacttcacctctaccgatacaaccctccactgctgactgaggagcctcgcaactgacacacgccccctccgacacgtgtgcagtaccgactgcatcttttcacttgcatgaGGAGAGTTgttatgcggatcagctttgtgcacagagagccacaccctgatcaacacattattcctcaactctgtgcaggcgccatcaatcagccagcagaggtcgaattgcaccagttatgaggaaccctggtccggctttcccacccttgcgaacaacagccaatccttgttcatgtagcctcccAATTTTCCAGTGACCTGCAAAAGGCTCTaaccaaaataacaaaacattgAACACTAATTGTGAGCTATGCTTTCACATCCCTGATTAGTGCCTAAACTCACAAATGATTTCTTGTTGGCTAAATGGGCTTAAATTTTTACAGACACAGCCTTATCAGAAGAGCAGAGAGCTCTCAAAAGCTGGGAAGGGGTTGCAAACATTTTGCAAACAGGTGTTTATCAAGCCCATATCAAGTGAAGTACTTGTgagcatacttttggccatatagtttatgtGGAAGTTGAGGCTAAATCTTGTCCACTGTTAAAGCACTGTTATGGTCATGTTCCTAAAAACAGCAACTACAACAAGCaccaaaacacattaaacagaaacaaacagaTTCAAGTCCAACAGGATATACACCATCATCACTGAACCATCCTACTGAGGTCAGCACATTGCTATCACTCATACACAGCAGGAGAGAGAAAGTAAGGAAGAAATAGAGTAACAGTGGGAGGTGAGGGGGTGGGATGGTGGACCAGGCCAGCTTTTTGCTGATGGAGGTGGGTGTCCAGCAGAGATCTGGAACAAAGTGTTGAGCAGAGTCAGCAAGACCTTAGAGTTCAGCTAGCTCTTCCAGTTTTGGCatgtcaatggcatggtggTATGTGAGCTTAATTGCAGAGTTAGgatgtatttgtatataaaacCCTTCCAAAAGCTGGAGCCACTACTTCATTTGGGCCTTGCCATCGTTTTCTCTGCCAGCACCTGTCCCGCATTCCATTGCTTTTGCCATACTGTGGCGTTTTGGTGTGATCCAGGGCATTCCGGAAAGAAGGGTAGGGGGATCGAATTAAAGGAATACCTGAGCCAAAAGTAGAGACCACATTAACCTTAAAATTTAGAAGATTGTGTCCATAACACAACTGATGACTGGGAAATGTACCACATCAGCATTTACTGGGTTTTGAGATTTTAACTTATCAATGACTTTAATTTAAATGGTGTAAATACATTATACATAGATGCTTCCACCCATTAAAAGACCTTtaaacaaggtgcagctgtcTCCTAATTACCACAGTGGGGTAACAACagagttttaattattaatatttataaccttttttctttttctataaATGCAGCCTGTACCATGTCTCATACCGCTGTGCAGGGAAGTGTTGGAAGTCGTTCTGCCATTGGAATGCACACCCATAAGGTAAACCAATATTTACTTATCATATTTTGAACTTCATTCACACTGAACTGCTATaataacaaaagtgtaaattatttttaatactgttttatgtttttctaTGAGCAGATCTTTTTGTACGAGTGTGAGAATTTCCAGGGTCGCAGGATTGAGCTGAATGGCGAGTGTCGTAATATCTGTGAGAAGGGCTTTGATCGTGTGCGTTCCATCAAAGTGGAGTGTGGCCCGTAAGTGTTTTGTATTATGAAGCCAAGTGCATACAGATTGTTGTTAACAGACTATGCTGTTGGCCAAATAGTAAATGAGACGTTTGTACACACGCTCAGACAGACACTCATAAGGGTTATGTCTGTCATAGCACCTCTTCTTTACAacacatttatttgtatgtgtgtgaatacAACAGACCATATTTTTATGTCTTCTCAGGTGGGTGGGTTATGAGCAGCAGAACATGTGTGGTGAGATGTTCGTGCTGGAAAAAGGAGAGTACCCTTGCTGGGACACCTGGTCCAACAGCTACCGTTGTGATCAACTTATGTCTGTCAGGCCAGTACGCATGGTAGGTAAATCAAAAGAAAGATTATGTTTGTCTGTTATCACAGAGATGGTAATATGACTCAAAGAAGTACTTTACATTAATTGCATCtccagaaataaataataggGAGCTGacagtgtgtaaatgtgttgcaacacaatataaaatatagcaccaaagaaagaaaaaatattaaatgtaacacacgaagtaaaagaaagaaagaaagaaagaaagaaaaaaagaaaaaaagaaagaaagaaagaaagaaagaaagaaagaaagaaagaaagaaagaaagaaagaaagaaagaaagaaagaaagaaagaaagaaagagaaggaaaaataataagtaaagaAACACTGTGAAACTTCCACTCCAGCACCTGTTGCCGCTTATATCAGGCCTATATTCTTTTGTTGGGTCTGAATATAGGGTTGGGTTTTGTTGGGTCTGCGGCTCACCTGAAAAGGGCTGTAGCTAAAAAGAGCCTGTGCTGCTGGATGTGATCCAtggaaaaaagataaaaactgtCTACATAAGCGCCGACAAGAAAAAGCTTGGCCAGACAGAGCCGGCATGGCAGCCTCAATTATCAAAAAAGAGCAGGTGAGCAGAGAAACCAGCCATGAGCTAACAAAAGAAACTGGCATTGTCGGTTATCTGCACTTCATATTGTAGTCTGTGCCACTATACAGCAGGTGGGcccattacaaaataaaaaagaaattcaaTGGACAACAGAGAGAAAACATGGCATAAGAGGGCAAAGTGTAGCAAAaccaaattttattttttatacacgGACAGATTTGCTTACAGGCaggtttattactttatttttgtaGGACTCACAGGATCATAAGATCTGCCTGTTTGAAGGTGCAAATTTTGAAGGTCGCAAGATGGAGGTTTGTGATGAAGACATCCCCAGTCTGTGGTCCTATGGCTTCCAGGACAGAGTAGCAAGTATTCAAGTCACTGGTGGAACGTAAGTCACCTGTTATCTAGGTTAACATTACTgctaaataattgtatttattaaaatgtgattaccattacaaatgtttaaaacatggtttCTATTTTGTAGGTGGGTTGGGTATCAGTACCCTGGTTATCGTGGATACCAGTACATATTAGAATTTGGTCCTTTCAAACACTGGAATGAGTGGGGTGCCAATCACCCCCAGATCCAGTCCATTCGACGAATACGGGATATGCAGACACACCGTCGAGGCTGCTTTGAGATGAGTGCCTGAGGAAAGATGCAGCAGGGACTTACGGTTGCAGAAGTGTGCTATAGAAAGATCTGTGTACAATAAAATAACTAATGTACACAGACCTGATCATTAAAAGTCTGGCTGCATTGCTTACCTAAAGTCAACAATGCAGCTAGTTGATCATCTGCAGTTggttggggggaggggggggggggggggggggttacttGAAACTTGCATTTTTATCCAACCTACAACctacataaacagcattttacgtcatcctacgtgcgCTCCTGAAAATtaggctgtttgaaatcctagatgccttaatatgctgtttaggcatcttaacatttcaatgttattttgactcaagaacgagtgaggaTCGGAAGCATCCTCAGTGATCAAGGCAattccagcattcagtgcggcagctcttctctcacagaaaaatttaaaaaacatggctgacggtgcggagaaacgaagttttttcaaacgtaaataaataattattgatttttaacttgtataaacttgcacaagtgtcatttatttgcaagttcgggcttgtcagcgaatttaaccgtttttggtacacgaagggagatgttagttgacatgctagcgcccagtgccacctcatcccattggtttgaatggcaagatgctaactgtgttagcttagtaggtgaaacccgatggaatcgctgtctaagtagcgtgttcgaataacctgccttatgagttgATGAcatattagaatcctctctactgaggcagctgcctatgtaggcagtaagacagcagggcagctccctaggttttcgaacacaccccaagATGATAAAACATGTAACAAGGATGCTTTCTTGATTTATTTCTTGTTGTTTTCAGCCCTGAGGTCCTTCTttttgtacatactgtatatattcagAAGCATATTATATTTAACTAAatgaaattgtatttttattttaagcattCTCTAGCAATTTACCAATTTACCCAATGTTTCACAATGCCTAATATTTTAACTTTGCTAAATATATATAGAAAGAAACTGTTTTAAAACCCTACTGATGTAGACCCTTGCTACTTAACATAAAAAGTCTGCCTGTGTTAAAACAATACAGATTTCGCAGCATATTTTTGGTGGGAAGCATCTTTCATGGCATGCTGTATGAGGATTTccatttcctccactttcttgTGCTCAGACTTCATGTACTTAAACATCTGTTCTGATAAGGAGACTGTGCTGTCCTGCTGCACATCTCTCTCAGGGATCTCAAATTTTCCACAAACACCAATAAAAATCTCAAACTTCAGTATTTCAAACGAGTGTTTTTTCTTTCctacaaataaatgtattttcttatacactatatagccaaaggtatgtggacacctttttTAATTGTTGAGCTCAGATGTTTCAGTCACAACTACTGCTAGCTGGATTATATAAGAGTCATTAACTCTAAATGGTAAAAACTTGGAACAGTGTTGAATTTTCCCTCAGAAGTGGCAAGCCCCTCTTGTCACTGGTGGAGGAATAAGGAGAGAGTGTACTGACCCTCCATACGTGCTAATACTCCTTGTAGGAATCCCATCTGGCCAATGTACATATGCCATCTTCTTTACAAAATTTACACATACCCGTACTTGTAATTACCAGTTTAGTTTTGCATGCTTTTAAAGTTATTTGTTTCCATCTGCTGTCTAAATCTAAATGGAcataaaatgatcattttattgcattttaaattTCTTTGTTACCCTTAAACTGAAAATAAGCTAGTAATGTGATAAGGTTGACTGGGTTAAAGGTggcataattattaaatatgaaaGATGTGTGTCAAAGCTCTTTCCAGTACTGAATCAAATCCAGtcttttctaaaaataataagtTAGGGTTTTTAATTGACTTTATAATACATTTCATTATTGTACTTGCtgtgttatttgtgtttatatatatatatatatatattcattcatttatttattggggggggggggggggacacgtggctcagtgggtagcactgtcgcctcacagcaagaaggtcctgggttcgatccccagatcagaatcaggctttattggccaagtatgctcacacatacaaggaatttgtttttggttacacaaatggagcggtccgggtcctttctgtgtgaagtttgcaagttctccccgtgtctgcgtgggtttcctccaggagctccggtttcctcccacagtacaaagacgtgcaagttgaattggagatacaaaattgtccataactgtgtttggcattaaacttgtgaactgttaaatcttgtgtaacgagtaactaccgtttctgccatgaatgtgtaaaacatgacgttaaaatcctaataaataaataaatgtatttcttcGAAATTTTAATGACATCATATCCCTAATATCCAATCACAAAGCAGAATGAACGCGGACCCTAGTTTTGAGCTTTTGTTTTAATCAACCACAGCCAATAGCTGTTTAGGGCGGGACTAAACCGACTTAAATCAAAGCAAGCTAAGATACATAAATGGATCTATTCTTAGCACATcggtgttgccagattggtgcACTTTATTGCAAAttggttatttattcatttacttttaaaatacaaaCGTGTCCGCGGTTTGGTCATTAGAAATCCTTTAAGGTGAAGTTCGTTCTGGTTAGCAGTGCCATACGCTTACTTCAATTGGTCTGTCGGGACGGTAAGAatacaatctggcaaccctgatgcTAACGGAGAGGTAAATAAAGCGGATGCTGGGATCAACACGACTGCAAGAAAAGCAGGTAACGGTGAAAGCGGAGACGCAGTTGTGGGCAATGAAAGTAAAGCAGGGAGCAGAAGCGGGCATCCCGGCTACTACTGAAGAGGAGCTGCGCAAAAAGCCTGTAATAACGCCGGAGGATGTTCTCGGCCTGCAGAGGATCACAGACAGTAAGTATTAACTGAGAATAGAAATCTGCTGGTGCTATCGCTCTGCAGTTAATAGTGGATTAGCATCGGGTTATCCTACTACAGATGAACCAGTGTTTTATTCAGCAGTTTTATATTCAcctgagtgtttattttaacATGAATGTCCGGTAAAAACAAGCGCTTTATAAAACAGACAGTTATACCGGATGTTGGATACTAACTTACGTCATAGCTGACCCAGACAAAGCGAGGCGACATAATAAAGGaatttaaatatgaatttgTTACTTCTGTTGAATACATCCATAGATATTTCTAATTCAGTATATCAATTCTAATCCTTTACTGTATTGCACTTTTTAATTGTTGCGTATAACGTAAAGATTATAAAACAGAGCACAATAGCTTGTGTTATTGTGACGTtctttaatttgtttgtttgttgatgCAATTATTGCGTCACTTATTAAAtgagtttttgtattttaaatatttacattatattagctTTTTACTTGCATTGTATAATTACTTTTGTCTGTAAAATGTGAGGTtgaatttctattattattttattattattataatgactagatagacaaacatgtttaattacaaaaaagttatattttaccttttatttttatgattacTAGATAGATACAACTTAATTGATCCCctatgataataattattataaataattataataataataataataatagagtggCACAGCAGTGCAGCTGGTAGAGTAGTTCAGTATAGCAACATGCATCGTGGGGACATGTGGTTGATCCTCGCCTGTGATTACtgtatgtgtggagttttccaAGTTGTCTTTGTGTATATGTTTTTCCCAGGGTACTCCAATTTCacctctaaaaacatgcagaaactGGCCCGGATACTGTATATTGCCCTTTCAGCtaaataaatctgttaaatAATGTATGAATCTGTTAAATAACTTTTAATTTATTCACAACTTGCTcatatataaatgtttaaatgattaTCCCAAATAAGATTGGTGCCACAATGCAAGTGTACTTTTAGAGCAATTCTCAAATCACCAGTGAACCATGTTTGGTTGTGTGAACTCCATGGAAAAAATGGTCTGAAGGGGAGTTGTTAAGGTGGTGCACTGGTGCTGTTCCCTTGAGAAATGTTATTAAATCTAAGTAGCAGTGACGGGAACCATCGTTTTTAACATATACCGATTTATAATTGACAGGCTGTTTAAAAGCTTTACATATATTTAACATATAGAGTATGGAAATGGCTTCATAATGTGGCCTATATGACAGAAATGTGCAGACTACATGATTAGTTACCTGTAAGAGGTCTTATAATATGCaattaatgtttaaaacacaaagccagaCTGTtcttaaacatactatttttaaaaataataataattcagaaGAATGTGTTAAAATGGAGCTAAAATGGAAGACTGTCTCTACTAGTACTGGTGAAAATCAGCTAGAACACTATTTAATGGAAAGTGTGGTATTTGGGACCCATCAGCTATTCTCAGTTCTGTGTGTAGCTTGATGCACCTAGTTTTGGAAAATGTTTATGCTGGAAAAATACCTGTATGCTGTAATACACTGCTTATACTTTTCTTTTAATATTCCCATCCACAGTTTTACTCACCTATTGGTCATTTCCACACAATGGGTGCTTGCAGGTTGTGCACCAAGTTATGCACACTACATTCTGGAAAAAATCTTAACCCAGTGGTGACTGGTGCAGCAACATCAAGCAAAGCTAGTTGCTCGATCACACTGAAACTCAAGCACTTTCCTGTTTTGTGTCGCTGACTGGAAAACTGAGCAAAAACTCTCTGAGCACTAGGGCTTAAGcagattaattaaattaatctgCTTGGTCTTTcgctatttattcatttactcataaATGGCCTTGTATGACCTTCAGTGTTGCTCTATTTTGGATGAACTATAATCAGGCTGTGAATTTGCTCTGTCACTGTAACCACAGAGTGTGACGAGGAACAAAGTGTATTCAGTCTTTCCTTCCTGTGCATCAAACCTGATTACATGTTCAGCCACATTACCATGCACAAGTGTTACTAGTCGCAGCAGAGCTAAACAATGTGATATGTATATCTAGAAAATGCACATGGTGCAAAGGTCCTGGCACAATTGAGCATTTATTAGTTAAATAGTTGAATTTCAGCAACATTACTGCTACAAAACAGGAAGCCAAACCAACAGCTGCTAACATGCTGCTCAACATACGCCTCTGCATCAGTGGTACCCTTATGCATATGCaaaatgtggctatatttatctcAGTAGCATAATGTATTCTAATGCAGGGCTTTTTGAGGGCTTGAAGGTTACACACATTCAACAATCTTCCCTGAATCTTTCTACAGTATTaggtacagtagatggtgaaagacctgatTGTTAGCTTTAAACGGATTGTCAAGTCTCTCACGAAGATTGGCACAAACTGGTGAGCTATAACTATCtttgcttatttattaggattttaatggcaTGGTTAACACACACAGGTTACATTTGTGACAGGACAGTTAATCACTagctacacaagattcatcagttcaaacacagttatggacagttttgtatctccaattcacctcacttgcatagctttggactgtggtaggaaaccgagGGGGATTGAGTGTGTTacaagcatcaaattctaaattggTTTACGTTTACTTAATACAATAAAGTTGGTACGTCTTTGgtttttttgttaattaaaaatatgttaaagagaattaacaaattatatttttaataaaattatatgttacttttaaaaaattttaaggcAAAGAAATATGTTCTGCATACAATGAATACAGAAATAACGATGTGCATATAAGCATTTAAATTACAGTGAAATTGCATGTTCACATACTGTATTCATGACTTCCCACTGAACTTCACTGAATTTTCATGGTGAGTAATTCCCATCCACCACAAAAACACTCCGGCTGACATTTTCCTGCATTTGCTCCTGGCACTTGTTGCTGAGTGATTCATGAGCAGACTGAAACATGGAGTTTCTAATAAACAGTTACATGTCTTTACACAACCTAGCTGTCTATGACTAAACCCATCGATATGCAAATTACATATCATTTTCCACTTTGTAAATCAGACAGGACTTGAAATAAATGTGAATTCAGCGAATGATTATATAATTCTCCTTTCTGTCAGTGACTGAATCACCTGGAGtctataaaaaaaagtaaaagcttTTGTTCGTAGTCTACATCACAGTGGAAAGCATGGTGGTAGAAAGGGTAGGGTTAATGCTGCATAACtgcttgggtttgatccttgtctcAGGGTACTGATGTATTCaaccacattttttaaaatatgccAATAGGTAGATTTGCTACCAGTAGGTGTAAGTAACTAAAAGTGTGTGATGCCTTGCAATATATTTCCCCACAATCCAGGTGTATAATGTCCACCTAAAATAGTAGGTAACATATGTAGAAACATATGACTTGTCACAGAGAGGTTTCATTAGTTATTTATGGTCAGAAAATCCCCCAACTTGTGATACTTGCCAAACAGCCATCACAATAAAGCACCTCATAATAGAATGCCCTAAATACTTTTAAGAAGGGCAACAACTACTTATACCAGGAACCATAGAAGAAATCCTTACACAAGAAAATACATGAACAGAAAGTAAAGAAACTATAAACAGACTGAAATATAATACCTAGAATACACAAATATGTGCTGAAcatccaaaataaaataaataaataataaatgtatggtCAGAGTTTTCTTGGTGTTTCTGTAAGGTCCAGAGcatgaaatactgggtaaaaggCTGAAACACATCTAGGCAAGGTGCCACTTCATTACACTGTATCACTCGAGCgtttacttactcacaccttTACAGGTGGCAGGAAACCCCCTAACACTGTGGAAACATTATGTACCCGGAGTTCCACATTAGAAACACAGTAAATTAAATACAgactatttatattaaatatgtgcatttttttattcaaaagaCCATTTCTATTCTAATCAAAGTGCTATACAGATTTATAAACCAACagcataaaatagaaataaaataagcttTCATAGCCAGAAGATCCTTGCAGACAAGCAGGTCAGCAAGTAGTAATATGCATCAAAAGCACAGTTAAGTCCTCCAGTTCTATACACAATAATCAGCATCCAAAATGGAACTGATTTAGCAGGAGGTTAGTACAAGGCTGGAAGTTACACTTGACCTATTTAACACCTGCACACAAAGAACTCTGAGTCACAGTGTTCCAGACATGTACAGTCCAGTAATAGTTTTGCTTTGGCATTAAAGAGGCAATGTAACTTTCACCAAAAGCTTTAAGAAGCATTTAATCCAGATTGTACCTGAGGTGTTGTGCAAGCAGGACAACACAGGGTCACATGTGTTTCAATCCTGCCTTGGGGTTCTTTTAGCAACAGTAGTTCTGCATGATCACATGTTGCCTTTCATGTGTAGGCAGAACACGAAATCAACACTATCACATTTCAGAATGGCCATATGGTGCACAGGAGTACATT includes:
- the crybb1l3 gene encoding crystallin, beta B1, like 3 isoform X2, producing MSHTAVQGSVGSRSAIGMHTHKIFLYECENFQGRRIELNGECRNICEKGFDRVRSIKVECGPWVGYEQQNMCGEMFVLEKGEYPCWDTWSNSYRCDQLMSVRPVRMDSQDHKICLFEGANFEGRKMEVCDEDIPSLWSYGFQDRVASIQVTGGTWVGYQYPGYRGYQYILEFGPFKHWNEWGANHPQIQSIRRIRDMQTHRRGCFEMSA
- the crybb1l3 gene encoding crystallin, beta B1, like 3 isoform X1, producing MSHTAVQGSVGSRSAIGMHTHKVNQYLLIMIFLYECENFQGRRIELNGECRNICEKGFDRVRSIKVECGPWVGYEQQNMCGEMFVLEKGEYPCWDTWSNSYRCDQLMSVRPVRMDSQDHKICLFEGANFEGRKMEVCDEDIPSLWSYGFQDRVASIQVTGGTWVGYQYPGYRGYQYILEFGPFKHWNEWGANHPQIQSIRRIRDMQTHRRGCFEMSA